The Tenrec ecaudatus isolate mTenEca1 chromosome 14, mTenEca1.hap1, whole genome shotgun sequence genome contains a region encoding:
- the LOC142426703 gene encoding olfactory receptor 4F3/4F16/4F29-like: MDGANHSMVSEFVFLGLSNSWEIQLVLFVFSSMFYVASMMGNSLIVLTVAWDPHLHSPMYFLLANLSFIDLGVSSVISPKMISDIFRKRKVISFGGCIAQIFFIHAIGGTEMVLLIVMAFDRYVAICKPLHYLTVMSQKVCIVLLGASWIIGFIHSLTQLAFAMKLPFCGPNVLDSFYCDFPRFIKLACVDTHKLEFMLTANSGFVSVGAFFILIISYIFILITVRKLSSSGSSKALSTLSTHIMVVILFFGPCIFVYTWPQATSYLDNYLVIFDVVLTPFLNSVIYTFRNKDMKMAMRRICSQVCVYRRISEMTKVL, translated from the coding sequence ATGGATGGGGCAAATCATTCTATGGTGTCGGAGTTTGTGTTCCTGGGACTCTCCAATTCTTGGGAGATCCAACTTgtcctctttgttttctcctccatgttTTACGTGGCAAGCATGATGGGAAACTCCCTCATTGTCCTTACTGTGGCCTGGGACCCTCACTTACACTCTCCCATGTACTTTCTGTTGGCTAATCTCTCCTTCATTGACCTGGGTGTTTCATCTGTCATTTCCCCCAAGATGATTTCTGACATTTTCAGAAAACGTAAAGTCATCTCCTTTGGAGGCTGCATTGCTCAGATCTTCTTCATTCATGCCATTGGTGGTACAGAGATGGTCCTGCTCATAGTCATGGCCTTTGACAGATATGTAGCCATCTGCAAACCTCTCCACTATCTAACTGTTATGAGTCAAAAAGTGTGTATTGTGCTGCTGGGTGCTTCTTGGATAATTGGTTTTATCCACTCTTTGACTCAACTGGCTTTTGCTATGAAGTTACCATTTTGTGGCCCTAATGTGCTGGACAGCTTTTACTGTGACTTTCCTCGATTTATCAAACTGGCCTGTGTAGACACCCACAAACTAGAGTTCATGCTCACAGCCaacagtggatttgtttctgtgggAGCATTCTTCATACTGATCATCTCCTATATTTTTATTCTGATCACAGTTCGGAAACTCTCCTCAAGTGGCTCATCCAAGGCTCTGTCCACTTTATCTACTCACATCATGGTGGTCATTTTGTTCTTTGGCCCTTGCATCTTTGTTTACACCTGGCCTCAAGCTACATCATACCTAGACAATTATCTTGTCATTTTTGATGTAGTTCTCACTCCTTTCCTAAATTCAGTGATCTACACATTCCGAAACAAAGACATGAAGATGGCAATGAGGAGAATATGCAGTCAAGTTTGTGTTTACCGAAGGATTTCTGAAATgacaaaagtattatga